From the genome of Streptomyces sp. V2I9:
CGCGTCCGGGAGCGGGGGAGCGAAGCCGTCGCGTTCGAGGAGGGTCTCCAGGGCGTCCCTGACCAGCGGATCGCTCTTCCCCAGGGCGTCCAGGAGGCCGTCGCGGCTCGTGGGCGATGCCAGGCGCGGGGTGACGTCGACGAACAGCCGTCCGCCGGCCTCGTGCATCGGCACCATGGCCGTCAGCTGCCACATGGAGTACCCGAGGGGCTTCATGGGGTCGGTCATCATCTGCTGGTGGCCGACGGAGACGTAGACGCGATTCCCCCCGTCGTCCCCCGCGGCGGTCTCCCGGTCGTTCCCCTCGTCGTCGTTCTCGATGACGGAGAGGGGGAAGAGGGTGGTGATCGGTCTGCTCTGCACGATCCGGAAGCAGTCGTCGACCAGGCACCATTCGATGTCCTGAGGGCGGCCGAAGTGCGCTTCGATCCTGCGGCCGAGCCCCACGAGGCGGACGGCCTGCTCATCCGTCAGCGCCGGTGTCTCCCGCTGTCCTGCGTCGACCGCCACTTCCCGCGTACCCCCGGCGGGCAGGGCGTGGACGGCGCGCTCCTTGGCGGCAACGGTCCTGGTGACGACCTCGCCGTCCCGGACCGTGAAGACGTCCGGGTTCACCAGTCCGGAGACCAGTGCCTCGCCGAGGCCGAAGCCGGCTTCCACGGTGGCGACCTTCCGATGGCCGGAAACGGGGTCGGCCGTGAACAGGATGCCGGACGCCTGCGGGAAGACCATCCGCTGCACGACCACGGCCATGTGGACCGAACGGTGGTCGATCCCGTGCCGCTGTCGGTAGATGACGGCCCGCTCGGTGAACAACGAGGCCCAGCACCGGCTGATGTGCCGGAGGACCGCGGCCGGCCCCAGGACGTTCAGATACGTGTCCTGCTGGCCGGCGAAGGAGGCCGTCGGCAGGTCCTCCGCCGTCGCGCTGGACCGGACGGCGTACGCTGCTCGCTCGCCGAACCGGACGAGCGAGCCGGAGACCGCCGCCGCGATGTCGGCCGGGACGGCGATCTCTTCGATGGTGCGGCGGATCCGTGCGCTGAGCGTGCGCATCGCCTCGTTGTCCTCCGGGTCGAGCCGCGACAGCTCATCGAGCCGATCGCCGATCGACGGGACTTCCGCCATCGCCCGCCGGAAGGCCACCGTCGTCACGCAGAAGCCGTCCGGCACGCGGATGCCTTCGATCCGCGACAGTCCGCCCAGGTGCGCGCCCTTGCCGCCCACGGCCGCGACACGCGTCTCGTCGACCTCGCCGAGGTCCACCACGTACGGGTCCGTCATCGCGGCACCTCCAGGGCGGTCGTATCCCGTTGCACTGCGGCGGCCGGTCCGATCACCGGCGCCTCGCCCTCTGTCGAACCTCTTGTCGGACACGTACTCATTCCTGGTTGCTTCCCTCTGACGGATGGACCGGCGGAACACCCCGGCCGGTCGCGCACGTCGTGCCCCGCCCCACGGGCGGCGGCATCGACCAGGGGATTCTGCGCCGTCCCCCGGGTCTTGCCGCAAGCCCCCCGCCGAGTTATACGTTGAGACCGGCAAGGAGAGGTCTCTCTCTCCTTGGTGGTTGGCTCCGTAAATCCTTCGGGAGTTGACGTGAGGTCAGGCGGAGGCGGCTTGGAGAAGGGTTTCGGCTGCGGCGGTGCGGGCGTAGAGGACGGAGCGGCCGGCGCGGTGGGCGCTGACCAGTCCCGCGTTGCGGAGCGCGGTGAGGTATTGGGATACCCCTGCGGGGGAGAGTCCGGTGCGGTGGGCCAGCTGTGTGGTGGAGGCCGGGATCTCCAACTCGGTCAGCAGCAGGGTCCGCGAGCGGCCGAGTACGGCGGAGAGGGTGCCGGTCCGGGTGACGGGGCGCTTCGTCCATAGTGCGCCGACACCGCGCGCCGGATAGGCGAGTTGGGGCGGGTCCGGCGGCGTCGTTCGGGTGCGCAACCCTGGTCCGGTGAAGGCGGAGGGGATCAGCAGCAGTCCCGTGCCTGCCGTCGTGCGGGTCAGCGGCTGCTTTCGGCGGGACATCCGGAGCGCGTTGTCGTCCCAGCTCACGGACGTGTGCAGGTCGTTGAGGAGGTGGCCGGCGCCGTGCTCGGCGGCCAGACGGGCCCGGTAGAGGATGTCTGCGTCCAGGACTGCCCGGATTCGTGCCCAGTAGGGGGCGAGTACCAGCTCCCAGTACGTTTCGAGCTCTTCTGCGACCTTGGCCAGGAGGCCCTGTGGGTCGTTGTGCAGGGCTCGCAGCCGGGGGCCGAGGTTCCCCCGGTGGCGGGCGAGGTGGTCGAGGTCCTGGCGTACCCGGTCGGCGGGCGAGGCCCGGATCGCGTCCCGCTCCGCCGCCGGGGTGGGGGCCGGTCCGGCGGGGGCCGGGTTGAGGAAGTCGGGGACGTAGCCGCCGGTGGGCGGGACCAGTTCGCGGAGCCAGCCCCGGTCCAGCCCGGCGGCCACCATGCGCGGGCGTACCTGGTCGGCCCAGGGTCCGTGGATCGGATGCGCGGCGGCGGACGTCAGCAGTCGGAAGCTGGGGGCGACCTCCCACATCGGTGAGACGGCGAACCGCACCTGCGCCAGGTCGCTCGTCGAGAACGCCAGCTCTGCCACGATGAACGCTCCTCAATGGATTCAGGCATGTGCGAATCAATGGCGGGCCAGCCTACTGTGCGTAGATCATCCCGCCATGACCTCACAAACGATCACCGCAGCGGCATCGGGCACCTGGAAGCTCGGCGACCTGACGGTCAACCGGATCGGTTTCGGCGCGATGCGCCTGACGCAGCACGGCGAGGCATTCGCGGCCGATGCCGTCCCACGCGACCGCGACCAGGCGATCAGTGTGCTGCGCCGCGCGATCGAACTCGGCGTGAACCACCTGGACACCGCCGCGTTCTACTTCTCGTCGCTGCGCTGTGCCAACGAGCTGATCAATCAGGCACTGGCCCCCTACCCGGACGACCTCGTCATCACCACCAAGGTCGGACCGGGCCGCGCCCCCTCAGGTCAATGGCTGCCGCACGCCACCCCCGAGCAACTCCGCGGCCAGGTCGAGGAGAACCTGCGCCGGCTCGGCCGCGACCACCTCGACGTGGTGAACCTGCGCATCGTCGGCACCGACTCCATCGCCGAACGCTTCGGCGCACTTGCCGAACTGCGCGAGGCCGGACTCATCCGGCACCTGGGCCTGTCCAACATCCACCCCCACCACCTCGCCGAGGCTCAGACCATCGCACCGGTGGTCTGTGTCCAGAACATGTACGGCATCGGCGCATCGCCCGAGCAGAAGGAGTTCATGGGCATCTGTGGTGAGCAGGGCATCGCGTTCGTGCCGTTCTACTCGATCGCCGGCACCGGACGCACCGCTGGTGCGACCACCGACCACAGCCCGGAGGTGCACGCCATCGCCCGCGCCCACGGCGTGAGCGCAGCCCAGATCCGGCTGGCGTGGACACTGCACCAGGGCCCTCACGTCCTGGCCATCCCCGGCACCGGCGACCTCGACCACCTCGCCCAGAACGTCGCCGTCGGCTCCCTGCGCCTGTCGGTGGAGGAACTCACCGCCTTGGACCGTCTCCACCACGAGACGGCATGAGCAGGACCCTCATGGCGTTGTGATCCACTTCTGCTGATCGGCCTGTCTGCCTTGCCTGTTCCTGCCGCCCGCCCCATAGTCCTGACGGCCGCCGAGCGGCAACGGCTGAAGAAGGCGGCCTACGGTCACGAGACTCCGCACCAGGCCAGGATCCGATCACAGATCGTGCTCCTGGCGACTCGTGGCAGGTCGACCCCGCGGATCGCTGTCGAGGTGGGTGTGCGGGTGGACACCGTGCGCACCTGGCGGGGCCGGTTCGCCGACGGCGGCGAGATCTTCTTCTCGACCGTCCGGCGCAAGGTCGTCTCAGCCAGATAACCCCCGAAAGAATTCCAGAGCCGACCACTCAGCCTTCGTTGTCGGGCTCCCCCGGCGCGGGTCATTCTCCCTGGCCGCCCCTCCGCGTCGCGGACCGGAGCGCGATCTGTACCCGGTCCTGGACCGCCGGTCCGGGGAGCAGGGTGCCGCGGTGCCCGTGGCCGCCGCGACGCCGATGTGCAGCACGGCGGGCCGCCGGCCGCCCCGGGCCGGAACGGGGGCCGCCCCCGTGGAAGCGGCATCGACGTGGACCGTGCGAGGCGGCATCGGCTGCTGGGCGCACAGGGGAAACGGCATCACTCCCTGCGCCTTCTCGAAGGGCGGCGGGCGCCGCTCCGCAGGGCTCAGCCCCGCCGTACCCGCCCCGCGATCCGGCGGCCCAGGCGGCCGAGGGCGGTGGAGCGGTTCCAGTCCCGGAAGGCGTTCGCCCGGCCGCTGCTGCCCGTGCGGCCCACCGTCGCCTCCACCTCCGCGACCTGCTCGGCCGACAGCGTGCGGACGGCCGGGCGCAGGACCTCGTCGAGCAGGGCCGCGGCCACCGGGGGCCAGGCCGTGCCCGCGTGCGGGTGGGCCGTCCAGACGGTGAAGCAGTCCGCGGCGTAGGCGGGCTGCGTGCGGAGCCGGGACCGTACGGCCTCCGTCCGGGCCGCCCGGTCGTACGCGGCGATCAGCTCGGCGTCGTCGCCGTGGACAAAGGCGTACAGCTCGGCCCCCGGGCGGTCCGGGGCCAGCAGCCGTTCCACCAGGGCCGCGTGGGCCCGCTCCCGGAGCGCCGGTCCGACCGGCTCCGCCCGGGCGCACAGGGTCCGGACCGTCTCCGCCCAGCCCGGTTCCGGCGCGCCGGTACGGAGTTCGCGGACCAGGACCAGCAGCAGGAGGCCCGCGCGTTCCCGGCCGCCGATCTCGTCGGGGAAGCCGCGCAGCAGGTCGTGGGCGAGGGCGGCCGCCTCGTCCGTACCGGCGGGGGACGTGGGCGTGGTGGACGTGGCCGCGGGGGAGGGCCCGGCCGCCCCCGCCGTGGACGCGCCGAGCGCCGCGTCGACCAGGCGGGCCCACGTACCGGCCACGCGGTGGGCGTCCGAGGTGGCCGCGTCCAGCAGCAGGCGGGCCTCCTCCACCGTGGGGGCCCGGTCCTCCCAGACCAGGCCGACCGCCGTGCGCAGGACCAGCGGCTCGGCGAACGGGGAGAGGCCGGCCGCCCGCAGCACCCGGTGCCACACCGCCGCCCGGTCGCCGCCCAGCGTCGCCATCGCCCCCGGCACCTCGGCGCACATCCGCAGATGAGGCAACGCCTGCGTCCCCGTGAACGGCACCGCCACCCGCCCCAGGAACCGGGCCATCGCCGTGGGATCACGCGGTGCGGGCCCGGTCCAGCGCGCCGAGCAGCGCCGTCCGCACCTCGAACTGTTCGTCCAGCAGCTCCAGCAGCGCCGGGGCGAAGTCCGGCGGGCCCGCCGGGTCCTGCCCGCCCCCGGCCTCCTGCCCGCCCCCTGCCCCTGCCCCGCCCCCGCCCCCGTTCCGTACCCCTGACTCCGAGAGCAGCGCGGACGCCAGCCGCTCCACGGCCTCCGGCAGCAGCTCCGTGCTGTCCACGTCCAGCAGCCGTGCCACGCGCAGGAGTTGCACCGTCCGCGCCACCGGACGCGACCCCGTACCGCCACCGCCCAGCTCGGTCAGGATCTCCGGGCCCAGCCGCTCCGCGACCGCCGCGCCCTCCGGACCCGTGAACGCCTCCCGGCCCGGCAGTTCCAGCGAACCGTTCCCGCCCCGTACCGCCTCCGTCACCAGCATCGCCGCCAGCGGAGCCGTCAGCGACGCGGGACAACGGCCCTCCAGGGCGCCGAACAGCCGCCCGACCGCGTCGAACTCGGCGTCCGTACGGTCGTCGATGCCGGGAGCGGTGAGGGCCTCCACCAACTGGCCGGTGCGCTGCGCGTCCAGCGCGTACGGCCGGTCGGCGGCCCAACCGGCCGCAGCCGCACGCCCGTCCGGCCCGAGCGTGACCCCCGCGCACAGCGCCGCCACCGCCAACGGGCCTGCCGCGAACGGCTCTCCGGGCAGCTCACGGGCCTCCCGGAACAGCTCCGGCGAGCGGTTGCGCCAGATGCGCGCCGCCGTCGCCGCCCATGCATCGCCCGTACCGCCGCCCGCCGGAGCCTGTCCCGTGCACACGTGCACCCGCAGGCCCGCGCCCCGTGCGGCCTCGGCGTCCTCGGGCCGTACGCCCGCCACCCGCACCGCCGCACTCCCCGGCCTCCGGGTGTACGTGGTGAACGTCAGCCGCTCGGCCCTCTCCCTCGGCAGCGTCACGGACGCGAGGCCCAGCCACCGGGCCACGTCCGCGCACTGCCGCTCCACCAGCACCACCGGCCCCCCGTCAGCCGGCTCCGCACCGCTCGCCCGGCGCAGATCCGCCAGGACGGCCGCGAGCCAGGGACCACGCGAGACGGCGAAGTCCTCCAGGCCCTCGGAGACCGCCGCCGGTCCCGGCGGAAGCGCCAGCGGATCCGGCGCCGGCCCACCGGGCGTCACCGCCGCCCAGTGTGGCGACCGCCACGCCTCCACCGGCAGCCGGTCGCCCGGCAGCGGCACCCCCGCCGGCAGGTGCACGGCGTGCGCGTGGAACCGAACCCCCGGCCCCCCGCCCGCCTCCCGCACGGGGACCGAACGCGCCACCAGCCGACTGCCGTCCGAAAGTGTCGCGTAGGTGAACGCCTGCGGCAGCGAACGGAGTTCACCGTCCGAGGAGTGGTCGGCCGTCCCGTCGGGAAGCTCGTAGCGCACCAGGGGCTCGATCTCCGTCAGCAGCGCCCCGGACACCCCGGCACCGACCGTCGTGAACCGGCCCGCCGTTCCCCCGTCCCCCGGCGCGGCGGAGGTGTAGTGCACCTGTGCAAGGCTCATCTGTCGGCCCTCTTCGTCCTGCCGCGCCCGGTCCCCGTGCCCACCCCGTACGGCTGGGTCCGGGGGAGAAGTCCGCAGCCGCGGGGGCGACGTTACCAAGCACGGGGAGGTGTTCCGCACGCTGCGTCAGGTACTGGCCCGAGCTGTTCGGGCCAGTACCTGACCGGTGGTTCCGGCCCCGAGGGCCGGCCGGACGCCCTCGTCGAGCGCCGCCCGGCCTTCCTGGCGGAGACCGCCTGACCGATCGGCCCGGCGAACCTATGATCGAGGCTGCGTCGAGGAGCAACGGGGGAGCGATGTGAGCGGTCATGTGCCGTCGAGAAGCGGCCGGTCGAGGCGGTCCTCCGCCCTGTGCGCGGTGGCGCTGACCGGACTGCTCGCCGGATGTTCGGGTGCGGGGGACGGTCCGGAGAGCGACGGGAGGAGCGGCGGCAGGAGCGATGCCTCCGCGAGCGCCGGTGAGCGGGCGAGCGACGGTACGGCACCGGATCCCGGCGGCGGGGCGGGAACGTCCGCCGTGCCGACGGCGACCCGGGCCCTCGAACCCGACCCCGCCCGGTCCCCCACGACCAGGGCCGCGGCCCTGGACCTCATCCGCCGGGTCATCGCCGACCCCGACAGCTTCGGCTCCGGCGTGGTGAAGCGGAGCCCGTACGAGAGCGGCCCGGCCACCTGGCCCGTCCTCGGCAAGGACTGCGTCTGGCACCAGGGCGCGCCCGGTTACGGCGTCCTCGCCACCCTCGGCCGGTCCTTCGAACTGCCCGCCTCGGCGGGGAAGGGGCCGGTGCGGCTCGCCGCGACCGTCACCGTCCACCGCACCCGCGAGGGCGCGGCCTGGGAGGTGGCGGAGTCGATCGAGGAGTCGATGCGCTGCCCCACCCAGCGGCTGCGCGACGGGGAGCTGATCGGCGGCCTGGTCGCGGGTGCGCTGTTCGGCGGCGAGGCCAACCAGAACAACTCCGACGACTTCCTGAGCGAGACGGGCCAGTACCGGAGCTCCGAACTCGGCGGGCCGCACTACTACGCCTGGCAGCAGGCGCAGGCCCACCGGTTCACCGTCTCCGTCACCGGCAAGGGGGCGAAGGGGCGCACCGAGCGGGAGATCGACGACCTGGTCGTCCAGGCGCAGGCCGCCATGCTGGTGCGGTTGCGGTCCGCCGTCGAGAAGCAGAGCTGAGGCCGGGCGATGGACGAGCTACGGCCCACCGACCCCGCCCGGATCGGCGGACACCGGCTCCTCGGCCGCCTCGGAGCGGGCGGCATGGGCGTCGTCTACCTCGGGCGCACCGACGCCGGAGCGCTCGCCGCGATCAAGGTGATCCTGCCCGAGCACGCCGGGGACGAGGACTTCCGCGCCCGCTTCCGCCGTGAGGCCGAGGCCGCCCGGCGGGTCGACAGCCCCTGGGCCGTTTCCGTCACCGGCGCGGACACCGAGGCCGAACGCCCATGGCTCGCAACGGGAGTTCGTACCCGGTCCCACGCTGTACGAGGTCGTCGCCCGGCGGGGACCGCTGCCCGCGCGCAGTGTGAAGGTCCTCGGGCGGCTGCTCGCCCGCGCGTTGGCCGCCGTGCACGCGGCGGGACTCGTGCACCGGGACGTGAAGCCGGGCAACGTCCTGCTGACGGCCGGCGGCCCCCGGCTGATCGACTTCGGGATCGCCCGCGCCGCCGACGCCACCGCCCTCACCGCCACCGGCCTGATCGTCGGCACCCCCGGCTTCCTCCCGCCCGAGCAGGCATCAGGCGGCGCGGAGCCACCGGCCGGGGCGGCCCGGTCCGGGGGCGCGGCGTCCCGGCCCACCGCGCCCGCGTCCGGCACCGGGGACGCGGCGGAAGGGCCCGCCGGCCCCGCCCCCGACGCGCCGCCCGGCGCCGCCGGGGACGTCTTCTCGCTCGGCTGCCTCCTGGCGTACGCGGCCACCGGCCGGCCGCCCTTCGGCGGCGGCGCGGCCGACGCCGTCCTGTACCGCACCGTGCACGACGCGCCCGACCTGGACGGCGTCCACGACGCGCCCCTGCGCGGGCTGCTGGAGCGGTGCCTCGCCAAGGACCCCGGCGGCCGTCCGACCGCCGCGCGACTGGACACCCTGATCTCCGAGGACGTACCGGCCGGGCCCACCGGCGGCGGGCTGCCCGAGGACGTCGTCCGGATGATCGCGGACCGGTCCGCCGCCCTGCTGGCCCTGCCCGGCATCGACGCCACCGTGGCCGTCACCGACGAACCCGCCGCCCCGCGGCCCGCGTTCTCCCGCAGGACGTTGCTCCTGCTCGCCGGCGGTGGCGCACTCGCCCTCGGGGCCGGGGCCTTGGCCGCCGTACGTCTCGCCCGCGACGAACCCTCCACCGGCGGCGGGGACGGAGCCCCCGGCGGAAGCCGCTGGATCATCGGCCTGCACGCCGACCTCACCGGACCCCGCAGCGCCGCCGGGCGTGCCCAGGAACGCGGTGTCCGGCTCGCCGTCGACCGCTTCAACGCCCTCGGCGACCCGCCCTTCCGGCTCGCCGTGAAGGTGCTCGACGACCAGGGGGACCCCGTCCGCTCCGCGCGGGTGGCCGAGGAGTTCGCCCGCGACCCGGAGGTCATCGCCGTCATCGGCCCCACCGGCGACGAGGCGGCCGGGGCGGCCCTGCCCGCGTACGACGAGGCCGCGCTGCCGGTCCTGACGGTGTCCGCCCTCCAGATCTCCTTCCCGAAACGGGCCAACGCCTCCTTCTTCCAGGCCGCCCCCTCCTACGCCGCGCTCGCCGTCCCCGTCGTCCACCGCCTGCTGCTGCGCCCCGACGTCGAGCGGCTGGGCATCCTGGTCGACCGGGCCGGCGGGCAGGCGGCGTACCAGGCGGGTTACGCGACCAACCTGCTGACCCCCCAGCTCACCACGGGCACCACCCACCCCCGCGTGGTGCCCGCCGGGACCACCGTCTTCGACCCGGTCCTCACCGACCTCCTGTCGAACCGGAGCGACGCCCTCTTCTACGCCGGTGACGCGGCCGGCGCCTCACGGGCCGCCCGCATCCTGGCCGAGCTCTCCTTCGCCGGACCGCGCATGGCCCAGCACACCGTCATGGGGCCGGAGTTCCTGGAACAGGCGGGAGCGGCGGCCGAGGGCTGGGAGTTCGTCGCCCCGTTCACCGACGCGGCCGCCCCGGCCGCCGCGACGTTCGCCGCCGCCCACCGCAAACGCTTCGGCGCCGAACCCGCCGCCTGGTCGGCCGAGGCGTACGACGTGGCGGGGCTCGTCGCCCGCGAACTGGCATCCGTGGCGGAGGCCGCCGCGAGGGGCACGGCCGGTCCGGCGAAGGGAACGGCGTCCCCGGCGAAGGTGAGCGCGACACCCTCCGGCGACGGCCTGCCCACCCGGTCCGCGCTCTCCGCCGCGATCGCCGCGACCCGGTACGAGGGGATCTCGCGCACCTACGCGTTCGACGAGGAGCGTCAGCAACTCGTCGGCCAGGACGCCCACCTGTACCGGGTGAAGGACGGCCGCATCCGCTACCTCGGCCCCGCCCCGAAGCCGAAGGACTGACGTGCGGCCCCTCACCTCCGAGGACCCCCGCGCGGTCGGCCCGTACCGCACCCTCGTCCGGCTCGGCGCGGGCGGGATGGGCGTGGTCTACCTGGCGCGTTCGGCGGGCGGCGCGCTCGCCGCCGTCAAGGTGATCCGGGCCGAGCACGCCGCCGACCCCGGCTTCCGCGCCCGGTTCCGCCGGGAGGCCGAGGCCGCCGCCCGGATCACCGGCCCGTGGGTGGTGCCGGTGCTCGGCGCGGACACCGAGGCCCCCGAGCCGTGGCTGGCGACCGCGTACGTTCCCGGCCCCTCGCTGGGCGAGGCGGTGGGAGCCGGCGGACCACTGCCCACCGCGACCGTCCGGGCACTCGGGAGCCGGCTGGCGGACGCCCTGGCCTCGGTCCACGCGGCGGGGCTGATCCACCGTGACGTCAAGCCCGGCAACGTGCTGCTGGCCCTCGACGGCCCCCGCCTCATCGACTTCGGGATCGCCCGCCACGAGGGCGCCTCCGCGCTGACCGCCACCGGCGCGGTGATCGGGACGCCCGGCTACCTGGCCCCCGAGCAGGCGTCGGCCGGGCCGCTGGGGCCGCCGTGCGACGTGTTCTCGCTCGGCTGCGTCCTCGTGTACGCGGCGACCGGGCGCGGTCCGTTCGGCGAGGGCGGCGGCGCGGGCGCCCTGTTCCGCACCGTCCACGAGGACCCCGACCTGACGGAGGTGCCGCCCGGTCTGGCTTCCTTGATCACCGACTGCCTGGCCAAGGACCCGGCCGCCCGCCCCACCGCCATCCAGGTCCGCGACGCCGTGGCGGCGGGCGGCCGGGATGCACGGGACGGAGAGGACCCGGCCGGGCCCCACGGCGCGTACCCGGCCGGGACGAGGGACCCGCGCGAGTCCCTGACCCGCTGGGGAGCCCCGGACCCGCACGACACGCCCCTCATCCCCTGGCACATGCCCGCCGGACTCTCCGCGTCGGTCGCCGAGCGGGCCGCCGCCGCCCTCGCCCTGCCGGACCCCGACCCCCTCCCCGTCACACCCGCCGCCCCCGGCCCCGCCGGGAGCGGGCCCGGCGGTCCGACGCGCCGAAGGCTCTCCACCCGCCGGGGCCTGCTGACCGCCGGGGCGGCCGGAGCCGTCGTCCTCGCCGGCGGGTCCACCGCGACCTGGCTCGCCCTGCGCAAAGGCGGCACGGGCGGACGGCCGGCGGGGTCCGGGACGACGCCCACGTACACCATCGGCCTCCACGCCGACCTCGGCGGCCCCGGCCGGGCCACCGGCCTGGCCCATCGGCGCGGCGCCCAGCTCGCCGTCGCCGATCACAACGCCCGTGAGGACAAGGCGTTCCGGCTCGCCCTGCGCACCGAGGACGACGCGGGAGAC
Proteins encoded in this window:
- a CDS encoding bifunctional serine/threonine-protein kinase/ABC transporter substrate-binding protein, producing the protein MRPLTSEDPRAVGPYRTLVRLGAGGMGVVYLARSAGGALAAVKVIRAEHAADPGFRARFRREAEAAARITGPWVVPVLGADTEAPEPWLATAYVPGPSLGEAVGAGGPLPTATVRALGSRLADALASVHAAGLIHRDVKPGNVLLALDGPRLIDFGIARHEGASALTATGAVIGTPGYLAPEQASAGPLGPPCDVFSLGCVLVYAATGRGPFGEGGGAGALFRTVHEDPDLTEVPPGLASLITDCLAKDPAARPTAIQVRDAVAAGGRDARDGEDPAGPHGAYPAGTRDPRESLTRWGAPDPHDTPLIPWHMPAGLSASVAERAAAALALPDPDPLPVTPAAPGPAGSGPGGPTRRRLSTRRGLLTAGAAGAVVLAGGSTATWLALRKGGTGGRPAGSGTTPTYTIGLHADLGGPGRATGLAHRRGAQLAVADHNAREDKAFRLALRTEDDAGDPAAALRAAGRLAEDPSVVAVLGPTGDVLREDVVQRYGAARLATVVVAAGSSRVGTGTGLRLCLTRPLDRMLAPGLIGFLAANRPSARVLLVEDTADDGLGAETGRLFRSAPPAGTTLVDHPLARGGAGFGAAARKAVGGRADAVVYAGGDASRAARLATALAAEGFTGDRLAAGPALGPAFLDGAGGAADGWIFAEAYADPAALPSARAFTAAHRKRFGAPPATWAAEAYDAVGLIARAAGTTSASGEVRHGIGGRLVRTEHRGIVRTLAFDASTRQVRVPDGIFLHRIERGRPRFLGPYGDVRAE
- a CDS encoding helix-turn-helix domain-containing protein, which translates into the protein MPVPAARPIVLTAAERQRLKKAAYGHETPHQARIRSQIVLLATRGRSTPRIAVEVGVRVDTVRTWRGRFADGGEIFFSTVRRKVVSAR
- a CDS encoding aldo/keto reductase — encoded protein: MTSQTITAAASGTWKLGDLTVNRIGFGAMRLTQHGEAFAADAVPRDRDQAISVLRRAIELGVNHLDTAAFYFSSLRCANELINQALAPYPDDLVITTKVGPGRAPSGQWLPHATPEQLRGQVEENLRRLGRDHLDVVNLRIVGTDSIAERFGALAELREAGLIRHLGLSNIHPHHLAEAQTIAPVVCVQNMYGIGASPEQKEFMGICGEQGIAFVPFYSIAGTGRTAGATTDHSPEVHAIARAHGVSAAQIRLAWTLHQGPHVLAIPGTGDLDHLAQNVAVGSLRLSVEELTALDRLHHETA
- a CDS encoding DUF5937 family protein gives rise to the protein MVAELAFSTSDLAQVRFAVSPMWEVAPSFRLLTSAAAHPIHGPWADQVRPRMVAAGLDRGWLRELVPPTGGYVPDFLNPAPAGPAPTPAAERDAIRASPADRVRQDLDHLARHRGNLGPRLRALHNDPQGLLAKVAEELETYWELVLAPYWARIRAVLDADILYRARLAAEHGAGHLLNDLHTSVSWDDNALRMSRRKQPLTRTTAGTGLLLIPSAFTGPGLRTRTTPPDPPQLAYPARGVGALWTKRPVTRTGTLSAVLGRSRTLLLTELEIPASTTQLAHRTGLSPAGVSQYLTALRNAGLVSAHRAGRSVLYARTAAAETLLQAASA